The DNA sequence TAAAATACTAGATAGATTTTAGCTATTAgatttggctgcttttagccttacctGGAGTTGGTCTACCCTCCGCCTATGGCTATGAGCTTTGGTTCCTCACAAAAGGCGGGACTCTCGCGCCTCCCGCCAACCCTCGAGCGCACCTGACTCACTTGTATACAGGTAAGGTGTGGGGGAGTAGAATGACAACACGTAGACCTCTTCAGATAGGCATTTGACGACGGTCGTGTTACCTCTAGTCCACAAGCTTTCTCTTCAtcactaacttttttttaatatacatataaatcttTAGCACGTGTACTCTATTATGTAGGCAAAGTGTATTAACGCATTAAACGCGCAAGTGGCCATTTAAGCGTCTTCTTTCAAACTCTAGAACGGTTTTATACGAAGTTTGCTGTTGACAGGAGTGTAATTTATGGCAGCGCCAAATCGCTATAGACGAGTGAGATCTCAACTGCCATCATGCTATTACGAAGGCTTTCTGGAAAAGAAATCAATCAAGGACAAGGTGAGTCAGTGTGTTTATGTTAGACTACACGCACGATGACATTGTGTACATGAGGGAAAATAGCTCAAAACCATCCTAAATGGGTATTCCAGCTGGATTGTCTAAAAGGTTTACCCCAACAACCTGGATTCAGTTTAGGGTTTAAGAAGGGTTATTTTCTTGAACACCTGTTTCTATATCTTCCTCATATGTTTAAATGGTTTAGGTTATTATACAAgtgcaaaaagtaaaaaacatttcCTTACGAAACGATACATGATCAGAGGCTTAAATTTAATCAAATTGTGTAACTCATTTTgtcaaaaattgtaataaaaaaattcactggTTTGCTAGAATATGATTATTTCTAGTTATGTTATTTACTGTTTCAGTTAGAGTGTAGCAATGTGAACCATCTTCTTATAAACATGGGTTGTAAACATTATTACTTGTTACTGTACACTTTAAATCAgcattacagtttttctgtatCTGATTATCCCTCTAAATAGCACTAACAACAGTCATTTGAATTCATTCATGGTTAATCTTCAACAAATAATATTTGGTGTCTTTAACTTCTTAAATATTGAAACTTATTTCAATGTATGTATTTATCCAACGTATATGTTGAATACATCTACTACTATATATACTATAGTTTTCAGTTGTACTAAATTGCAATGAAAcgcattgtttgatttttttgatttttattttttacccatAATGCTAACCCTGCCCTTTGTAGGAAATGTGCATTTTGAACAGTAACACATCATGTTCTGTGAAATGCTTTACATTTCAATGCAAGTAAATAAAGACAATAAAGGTGTGACCAGTGGTCCTGTAGAAAACAGATGATTGCTGTGGCCATCAAAGCAGTGTTACACAAGTCTTAGTCTGTCGCAACATGGAAACTCTTCCTACAAATGtgaaaatgtcaacaaaaaacaGGTCTGGTGGCATATTTGCGTGCAGATCCAACACAACagataaaatatttgcatttattgaaGATGTTTTAGTtaagattttctttcattttatatattagtTCTTAGTTTACATCCAGCTGGTAGAGATTATCACCATAACTCATTTGTGAacatttgtgcttttattttgttcattgcAATATTTTGCATTGTGACGTATGCTTTAATTTGACCATACACATTCCTGATAGTTTAAGATCATAACTAATACGATTTATAAGGCATATATAGGCAGTTGACCTCTGTATTATGAAAGGCCTCCATTTTTTTGTACAGTACAATATAGGTAATGGCATATTGTCATGTTTACATTGGGCACTCCCCACCAGGTACAATATTCTGAATGTTTGCTTGCTTCTTTTTAagcctaaaataaataataatgaactctttctaatccatttttattttaatttaggctacaaattctaatatatataaaaaaaaatcatatttacattGCTGGTAGGTTATCATTACAAAAATGAACAcactatgtttaaaaataaaaatgagaagggTTCTAAACTTATGCTCTGTCTTCATTGTATCTAACACGCACACTGCGGTCGCACTCAGATATTCAGGAACAAAATTTTAGCGCTGCTCCGCAATTTTATCAACTAAACCGCTTACTTGTTGCGCGAGCTATATTATTTTTCTCAACAAGGAACTGGTAACATCATTGTTtctaaaagaataaaagattttctattcaattttaaacaatattaatcgTCGAATCTCTGTGACGATACATCGTCGTATCGATGAATCGAACACAGCACTACATGCCTTTGGATCAAGTCTTGTTTTTCAGGTTATTATTATGAAGAAAATTATTTTCCATTGAATTCTATATTGCTtgtaattcttaaaaaatatatatatagcccatGCAGTTTTTGAAAACACTAAATCACAATATggaatttaaacctggaaatagaAATGTGacactgtaaaattaataataaatgtttttcagtagttattcattattattattttcagaaaatgtatttattcaaagtaaacatttatttttctttgcacaGATGGGTCGTAAACTCTGGACCAGTTTATGTGGCAGTTCACTCTTTTTCTACAATAACAACAAAGACAGTGTTGTAAGTGATATTTACATGCTGCCTTTCCAATTTAATTTTACTATGTAGCTGCtagaaaataatttcaatttgtgtgtgtatttctgacatgtaaatgtattcaaatgcAAGCTTGCAGGCCTGAAAGCTGTATATGTCTGTCTATATACAGAttattaatgcattgtgtttgtgAATACAGTATATAGAGAAGCTGGAGCTCTCTGATCTCGTCTCTGTATCAGATGACTGCTGTCGGGACCGAAACCTGGACGCTGCTAGATTCACACTGCACATGAAAAATGAAGACATCAAAATGATTGTAAGGACTTCTCCCATCTCTGATCCTATTATGTAAAActaactgtaaaaaatgatttcaCTGCAATACACTTACAGCtgtttaaccctgagttattgaAATCTGATAATACACACAGTTACCCATGATGCATTTTGCTCTGTTTTCTCAGGCCCCCAGCCTTGAGGCTCGAGAACTGTGGAAAGGCTTCATGCTCTCGGTTTCAAAGGTTAGTTGTGCTTCTGAAAAACACGTAAAGTGAATAAGGAGGtctaaaatttgtttaaaattttgtgAAAAATCTTTCACCCAAATCTTTCATGTAACACAACGTTTTaggattttaaatattatttatatatttagaattttatgaAGGTCTGTTTGCCAAGTAAACCCACTTTGCTAAACCCACGAAATTCTAAAGACATCACTAGAAATATGAAGGTACAATATTTAGAGGATGTCTCCTCTCGTTATCAAATAACACTGCAGACTTTAATCAGCGTTTGTTCAGATGAGGCACACTGACGGTGTCTTTTTTATGGCTTAAGTTTTATTCATCATGTGTAAAAGGCAGTTGTGCTGTGATTACTCATAAACCAAAGAGATTAAACCacagtttgtgttttgttttttacttgcgTTCATTCCTGTGATGAACTGTCAGTACTTCTATATGACTTATTGTTTTGTCAGCGTGTATCATGGTAAACAGTCCTATGTCataccaaaaatatataaatgcaaaataataattctcACGGTTTCTGTCCTCCAGCTATCTGTGCCAAGTTCTCTGAACCTGCTGCCTGGCCAGATTCACATGATGAAGGAAATaatagagaaagagaaaataaggCAGCGGATTCTTTCATCTGTGCCGCCACCCTCGTGTTCTGACAATTATGTTACTTTACAGGCAGACATGCCTTCGTAAGTTAAAACCACTTGCTTTATAATTGATAACATAACATCAAAGGTTAAAGGTGATGTGAAGTGAATTAAAATAACCATGCCTGTTATGAAATAATACGATAATGCTTTGTGCAGGTGTTATCATAATGTCACCCGTGTCGAAGCTGAATACTTATTGGAAAGGAACGCTAATCGGGGAAGCCTACTGCTGCGGCCGGGTCATGATGGGACATCGTTTGCTCTCACTACGCGGCAAGATATCAACGGGTAAAGACACATTCTCATCTGTGATCAGTAGAGCACCATATTGAATGCTGGACAGACGGAGATTGCCTTAGTGAACTTCATTTATCGTAGTTTATCTTGATCATCTGAATTGCTGATTGAACAGTCTTGAACCCTAGACCTTGATCGTTTGAATAAAGCATGTTATACAATAGTCGGCATGTTCTGCCAAGttcctttttaataaaactgaatataGCTGTATTAGTTAAGAATGAATCATGTGCTCTTCAGACCAGTATTCAGACATTACCGTGTGTCTCGGAGGCACGAAGGAGGATTCGTCATTGCCCTTGAGACTCCTGTAAGTAATAGTTTATGTTCTTTCATTTTCAAATGACTTTAGATTCAAGCTTCTAGTAAATAATAGATTACTTTCACAATATGCCTGATAAAAACCTGACTCTCTGAACACCAAGCAATGTATTTAACCATCTGCAAATGTGTAATTTTGTGTGAACTCTGAGCTCTTGCGAAAGACACTTTGTACAGTCTCTTAAATTGTGATTGCTCTAAAAGCGAAGAGGAAGTTCTGATAAGAAAAGTTTTATGGGTCAGTGTTGGGAATCAGACGCATGGATCAGTATAACTGATGTGTTCTTGGAAGTTATCACAGGGCTTTATATACTTGAGATAATCTGTGGTTTGAACCTTTAGCGCTTGACTTTTATCATAAAACCACACCCTAGAGTCTTAAGGTTTTGATCTGGCATTCAATGGTGTCTGTAGTTTTTGCATAATCCaggttatttgtgtttttgtgtatttagtgGTAAATGCTTCTCCAGTGAGCAAACACACACTTTTAGCTTATCGCCACAATCAAATCACTTACTCTGGTATGTGCATTGACATACTGTATCAGACAATGTGAGTGTGTTCACACACCATGTTCATAAACACACAGATCACCTGTGAGACCCTGCATGATGTCGTTAACTGCCTGCTGGAGAAGACCAATGGGGTTTTGGTGCCTCTTCTGATGGAGGAACACTATGAGAAAAATATAAGTAAGAGACTATTTCAGGAGTGTTTTCTTTTTGGAAAGTTATTAGGAAAAAACTTGTTTGTCAGCCAGACTGACATACTTGTCGGTATGAATCATACATCTAGATTCTAGAACATGTTACAGATGACATTATGAACATTATGAATGACATGTAGGTTACAAAAATACGCCACCCCATTATAGAAACCTTTAAAAGAATGATTGACACACTTCCCAGTTGATCTGTTTTAGttcaaattatttacaaattttaaCACAAGTTTCCAGTtggctgactttttttttctttgatggcTGTTTgaacatgtaaaaaatatatttcacaattttttttttctaataaatagtttttgttgttttaactgTTTGCTTACTATTTTTTGCTTACTTGACTATTTGAGAAAATCAtttacaaaatactttcaaaaaatGCTTGTAGAATTCAGCCAGAGCTGAAACAGTGCTCTTTCATTATGAATATGGTTTGCATAAGCACGCTGGTTGAAAACGAGTTTGTTCAGTGTAATAATACTTGTCATTCCATTCTAGACGAAACTCGTAGTTTTGGTTCTCTCTTTTTCTGACTTAATGAATGcttgtattgtttgtttgtattcCCCACAGAGTTTTGCagcaaataataattaatatataaagtatgtttatatagtttaatatagGTTTAATAGGcctaatttatacttttttttattcatttctctcAGCATTTGCTGAGACTGATAATGAGAATGGCGAGAGAAGTCTGCATTGTCCCAAAGTCCCTTCACCTACTCCTCCAGTGCCACCCCAAAAACCAGGTAATCATCTTAATTCCCAAATACACACTGTTAATTAACTTATATAAATTTTGAACATATTGTATTGactttaattcatttaaactgACAGCTCTGCTCTTAGAAGTAAATTAGACTGATGGCACATCTGAAAGtgctttttttgcattgtgaatgTGGTCTCTTTTGCATAACAAACATGTTGGTTGAGAAGCAGTACGTCTGATAGCATGATCTAATACTACATTATAGTTtaaactggtgttttttttttctctttttccaatTTAATGAATTTTGgtgttgtttgcattttttttatagttagaCGATTGAGACACACATTCTCCACAGAGCATGCCACAAATTAGAGAGTTTCAGCAAGTAATAGTAGGCTAATAGAATATAAccttaatacaattattttttattatttcagtgcaAGAGAAGCAGTTGACAACATCATGTGGGCCAGTTTAATAGATCTGATTTATACTCTTCCTGTTCTTTTTTAGCATTTGCTGTGATTGATAATGAGAATGATGAGATAATTGTTCAATGTCCCAAAGTCCCTTCACCTACTCCTCCAGTGCCACCCCCCAAACCAGGTAATAAATCTTTAAATCATCTTCAAGCTCAAATACATATAATGAACTTATCAATTATAAACATATTGTATTGAGTTTAATGATTGTGTAACTTAAGCTGACAGCTCTACACTTAGAAGACATGAAATGTAGTGTAACTCTTTTGATTTGCATGTTCAGACCTAAACACACAGGAAAGCACCTACATCAATGTCTCAGGTGAGTCCTTTAGAATATCTGTAAAATGAGAgttcttttaatattttgcagATGATTTACTTTGATTGGTCGTGTTAACATGCTGTTGATCCTTgattactgtatgtttgtgttttgcaGATGCTGGAGAGTATGAGGTGGATCAAGCAGCATGTCCTCCACCTCCTGTCCTGCCACGTCTTTCAGGTAACACCAACAGATAATGTCCTatatttctaattaaataaataataatatatacaaagcACAGTGTGCACTTCCATTGAAAAGTTTAGggttggaaagttttttttttttttttttaaagaattgtatttatacttttattcacacATTAGAAAAATTAAATCgctaaattaaaaattaagacCCAAAAGAAATTTGCACAGcaaggacatttataatgctgtaaaatatttctgtttcaaatatttgctgttcttttgaactttatatttattgaagaaaacactcacacacatatttcCAAAAAATTTAACACGTTCTAACAACAcagataattagaaatgtttctattattagagtgatttctgaaggatcatttgacactgaagataagagcaatcatgctgaaaattc is a window from the Carassius auratus strain Wakin unplaced genomic scaffold, ASM336829v1 scaf_tig00005385, whole genome shotgun sequence genome containing:
- the LOC113070918 gene encoding signal-transducing adaptor protein 1-like, coding for MAAPNRYRRVRSQLPSCYYEGFLEKKSIKDKMGRKLWTSLCGSSLFFYNNNKDSVYIEKLELSDLVSVSDDCCRDRNLDAARFTLHMKNEDIKMIAPSLEARELWKGFMLSVSKLSVPSSLNLLPGQIHMMKEIIEKEKIRQRILSSVPPPSCSDNYVTLQADMPSCYHNVTRVEAEYLLERNANRGSLLLRPGHDGTSFALTTRQDINGPVFRHYRVSRRHEGGFVIALETPITCETLHDVVNCLLEKTNGVLVPLLMEEHYEKNITFAETDNENGERSLHCPKVPSPTPPVPPQKPAFAVIDNENDEIIVQCPKVPSPTPPVPPPKPDLNTQESTYINVSDAGEYEVDQAACPPPPVLPRLSGRYLPHQNSVPHDLNSSSDIERKALVPPGYSKSTSRSNSFVWHS